The sequence below is a genomic window from Plasmodium coatneyi strain Hackeri chromosome 13, complete sequence.
GTTGTAGTGAAACAACTGGGGCGGATATATTTTGTAATGAATTTAAAGAGGAATATAAGAGCAACTTTGATGAAAGTGGGACACCGAAATTGCAATGCCAGGCAACACCAAAGAAACCGTCTGCTGGAGATGACTCCGACTTAGGAGACGCCGTGGTCGATGGTGGTGTTCCAGGGGTAGGTGTTGCCCCAGGGGTAGGAGTTGCACCGGGAGTAGGAGTTGCACCAGGAGTAGGAGTTGCACCAGGAGTAGGAGTTGCACCAGGAGTAGGAGTTGCACCAGGAGTAGGAGTTGCTCCAGGAGTTGGGGTTGCACCAGGGGTTGATGTTTCTCCAGGACTTGGAGTTACACCAGGTGGTAGCGGTGGTGATGGTATCGTCCCTGGTCCTGTGTCTGGCGCATTAgctgcaataggattacctgccttagcatactttttttacaagtataaatcacacctcttcctctcttccttcattaaggggaataactcctcttctggaggaagcagaagtaaaaggtcccttaggagagaatttaatgattttgaggaggaggacgacgacAATTCTTCTACAAAATATTCGTCAGAATATTCAATTCCATAtacctcatcatcatcgtctaGATGAAGAAAGATGGGTTGTAAGGAGTGGTAGTAggctggaaggaaggttgttagggtggtggtacgTGGatggaagggttgttagtggtgttagggtggttggtggaaggaagcttCTTAGGTGGGTTGTGGTAGGTTCATCGAAGGTGCAAGGAATATTGTGAGGTGGGTGTAAGGACGAAGGGAATTGTGCAGGATGGTGCACTTAGGGGTggtaagtggaaggaaaggttgttaggttggtagTTGgtggaatgttgttaggggaaggaagggttgttagcgGTGTTAGTTGGATGttggaaggatggttgttaggtgtggtggtaggtgggttgttaggggtggtagaagtAATGTTATAAGGGTGGTTGTAGGTGGGTGTTAGGGGTAAAAGGAATGTTGTCAGGTGGTATGGTAGGTTGTGTTGgacgtggaaggaaggttgtaagGGACTGTTAGAATGGAAagttgttatgggtggtaggtggaaggaaggggagttAGAAGTAAGGAGGTTCTAAGCAAGGTCTAAAGAACGGTCTAAGgacggaaggaaggaatggtctaaggaggaaaagaagcaagaaaggaaaaagaaggaataagaaggaaagaaaggaaagaaggattaagaaggaataagaaggaaaagaaggaaagaagggataaggaaagaaagaaggaataagaagaaaagagtgAAAGAAcgaaacaaggaaaaaagaaaggaaggaaggttgtgttaggggttgtTCGTGGAAGTAAGATTGCTAAGTGTGTTAGGtttgttgttaggtgggagggtggtcgaaggaaggttactttttttaaggagaaaaaaaaaaaaaaaaaaaaaaaaaaaaaggaaaaagaaaaagaaaaggaaaaaggaaggaaggaagcatgttgggggaagtgtgcagcGGGGTGCAGAtttgggtgttaggggtggaaggaaggggtgttagttTGTTGAgagtggtagaatgaagtGGTGTAAGGATGTAGAggtagggtgtaagggtattagagAGAAAGATTTTGGGGGGgttagaatgatgttgttaggtgtggtaaAGAGGAGGATCCCTTTCTTTAGGGAggggtacacccgaagggtgtataaaaaaaaaaagaagaaaagaaaaaaaaaaggtttaggtaagaaaaagaaggtttatGTTAAAGAGGatgatttaaaaagaaaaaaaaatagctgtaaaggaggaagttttaaggaagaaaagaagaaaaaaaatttaagttgTAATGAAGAATGTATGTTGAaggtgtgcagaggggtgcaggtatgcattttagggtgaaGGGAAcgttgctcttttttttttttaaagaagaaagaataaaaaatatataaaaaagaaaaagaaaaaaagaagaaaacaaaaaacaaagaaaacaaaaaaaaaaaaaaaaaaaaaaagtaaggaaggaaggaagcgagGAAAGTGTGCAGGGAGGTGTACTTAGGTGTAGTATgtgggtggaaggtgtaaagaaggaaggtggtgttagatTTGTtatggggtggaaggatgattcttagggtggagggaggaagggaaggttgtgttaggtggttggtggaaggatggtacttccttagggaaggaatgttgttagggattttgggggtggtaggtggttggAAGGGGTCTTAGGCgcggaaggaaggttgcttcctcttcctttaggaagaagaaaaaaaaaaaaaaaaaaaaaaaagaaggaaaaaaaaaagtattctcaCAGGAACAGGACGTAAAGTATGAATGTATGCGTACGTTTTGTTGTACACACTATGTGTAGATACTTAGTGAaatactattttccatttagtaaGTAACGATTCCATTCATTCAATAAATAGTGGTGGTGtgataaaaaatggtaaaaatgggtCCGCCGAAGACGAGTGTATTTGAACAGCAACCTACGAAGGTAGacgaggaagaggaacatGTTGCTGGAAGTGGTGATCCTCGTGCAGCAGATGATTCAGCAAACAGAGGAACAAACAATGAAGCTAACAAAGTTCGTGGACGTCGGAAGAGAGAAGTTCTATGGTCTCTTAAGCCAGGAGTGGAGGATGTAATAGTAACGTATATTCCAAAGGAAGGGTATGGTTAcgattacttatatatgtatttacatatgtatatatgtgctttaTAAAGTAGttgtgcgaaaaaaaaaaaaaaaaaagtgagagaGATAAAATACTCtcctattctttttttccccgtccTTCTTATAGGCAAGGTAAAGATGGTTTAATTCTGGAATTCAATGGAAGGGGGACCTCAACCACCCCTACCACCAAGCATCTACCACCATTTTACCATTCTTCCATTACCTTAGTACTATTTATTCCTACCTCCCActtttattccccttttcttacaGATGTTACTTGTAAAGACAGTAGGTTACAGAACAGCTTAAAGACTGTTATCGACAACTGGAATAAGGACAAGGGAAATCCACAAAAGGATTGGGTAAggattgttattatttattaaaattagAGGcagcacaaaatggacataaagtaatgtatattattgaaaCGAAGAATGAATGAACTTTTCGTGTAGgtattaaatatatgtacatgttctATCTTTCTTCTGCTGATAGGGTCAAGTGTGGAGTGAAATCGAGAATAGGGTCGAGCTACTCTCTAACTACATATCTACCAATAAAGCAACTATGGAAGAAACCCATTGTAAAGCCCCTAATGGAAAagacagcagcagcaacaccACCTCATGGACAGAAGCTGATACTAAAGCTTGTATGCTCATCACTGCCGGATTAAAGCATATTTACGAAATTAAAGAGGATTCAAATGATAAGCAGGGAGGCGACTTAGCCAAGAAGAATAATAGAACATTTAAACAGACTGCAGCCTGCCTCATATTAAATGAACTcataaggaaaatgaaggacaaGGCTAATTCTTGTACCCAGAGGATAAGCATACAGGCAGGCATAAACCATGCCTTCAGTAAAAGTGCAGAAATTAGGAAAGAAACTCCGTGTAATGGTGATTCTGACTGTTTTGAATGCACACAGCAGGATTATTCATCCTGTAAAATGGGCAATGAACAAGTGAGCAAGAAGttaaaggacaaaatggacaaggacaacaaaatgaaagaagcaCTGGAAGACATCTATCCACCTTCCAACCCCTCCAGCTCCAAAACAGGTAATACAAAAAccaaaacaacaaaaaaaaaacaaaaaaaaaaaaaaaaaaaaaaaaagaaccccgaaagagaaggagaaggaaaggaagggaaaggagagggagaaagagaaggaaaagtgaaggaacaaccttccttccaccaaccgcCACCCAACTAACgacgttccttccttccactaaacacccctaacacaatcttcctttctttacaGCCACTCTTGGGGAATGGTTCACACGTTTTTCGAACAATGCAACagaaaaagacgaaaataATTATGAAGAACTAAAACttcttttaatattatgTGACGAGATGAAGAGTACCCTTGGTGATGATATGGAAAAGTATAAGGATTTCTGTAATATTATGATGAAAAACATAATGCTGACGACAGGCATTGAAAagcaatataaaaacaaagaacAGAATCAGGGGCAGGGACAAATGCCATGTGcgaagaaagtgaaagatATCCCACTATGTAACCTGTTAAAAGCATGGATGTGGTATATGCACTGGTTTTGTGTTCCTACTAAGGTTATAGAATATGTTCTTCAGGGGGCGAATGATGTAAGGACGTATTTCATGAAGCAAGGTGGGAAGTATGTAGACTGCATTTATGATGCTGCATTTAAGATTCCTACAGACGACAAAAGGTATAGGGTAGGTGAAGCGGATGAACTATTTGGCACAAGTTTGTTGCATACTAAGATAAGAGAAGCAACTaacgagaaaaaattgtgtgaaGACGGTAAATGGCAATATCGGGACCGTGCTCCGGAGGGTTCAATCAAACCACGAgcggaggaagaggaggaggaaaaaattatcagTGATGATTACAACTCAAATAAATTCAAAGAAATTGTTGAGCAActtgaggaaggaataaaacaggaggaagaggaagaaaagaaaaaggcaaaaatttcAGAGTCTGTAGAACCAACATCACCATCCACCTCCCCCACCGTCTCCGACACGACTGCTGAGGAGAGTGTAGAGGTGGTAGAAGAAGACCCACCTCGAGAAGAACATCTTCctgagaaggagaaggagaaggagaaggaagaagacgaggaagaggaggaagaagagaacgACCTAAgtaaaggcaaaaaaaaatttcaagcACTTCAACAATTTTGCACCTTACACATGCATGTAACACCTTCCTGCTCATTACTTCCTACCACAGTTCAAATTACACAATTTGGCAAACCACACCTCCTATGATCCCACTGAAACcaaccttcctttattattttttactcaATTCTTAGATACAAAGGCCTCTGAGCAACAAGACATACAAGACACCCAGGGCGAGagtaaggaagaagcaacccaCGAAGTTAAACCAACTTCTGAGGACGCCAACACGGATCCCTCTTCTTCTAACAGTATTTCATCATCAGGAACAGAACAATTACGGGAAGGTGGACAGGGAAAGGTTGCCCCAGCAACACCTCTTCCTTCCGCGCGCACTGACAAGATTGACCTCCCTACATcataccttcctttaattcctTCGGTGACTGGTATCCTTGTTATGAgctatctcctttggaaggtaagaaaaaaaaaaaaaaagaggaaaaaaaaagttggaaaaaaaaaggacgaaaaaaaaagttggaaaaaaaaagaaggaaaaaaaatttggaaaaaaaaagaaggaaaaaaaagaaaaggaaaaaaaaaaaggaaaaaagaaggaaggaaaaaaaaaaggaaaaaagaaggaaggaaaaaaaaagaaggaaaaaagaagtaagcaaagaaagaaaaaagaatagaaaagaaggaataagaaggaaagaaggaaagaaagaaaaaagaatagaaaagaaggaataagaaggaaagaacgaataagaaggaaagaaggaataagaaggaaagaaggaataagaaggaaagaaagaaaaaagaatagaaaagaagaaataagaaggaaagaaagaatgaagagagaaggtgtacataaataaaagaaaaaatatataatgtattcATTGGaatagagaaaataaaaggaggaaagaattttaagaaggatataaaaagaaatgaaaaaaaaaaaaaaaattaagttgaatgaatcagtgtgggatgtataggatttcacatttaggGTGCGAGATTTATCAGTTAAGCTGCGGGATGTAACATTTAgggtgtttgtaggatttctcattttaggggtgtgtatgtgtaggatttcgcaatttatGGGTGTGTTTGCGTAGGATtacgcattttagggatgtctgtgtaggatttcgcattttagggagtgtgtgtgtaggatttcgcattttagggtgtgtgtgtgtaggatttcgcactttagtgtttgaagtagtaattactgttgcgtgtgaacaaacatttcgcaccccctattaaagaaacattttttctctttctttcttttttttttttttttttttttgttcagtactttggaatgcttcgcaagacaagaaaacgttacgGAAGAGCACGTCATGTACGTCGTTCACTTcccttagaacagcagattgttgaccatgtggaccaggatgatggtccacatgaatataccttagtaaaggaacgaaaacctTGTTCTACGCcaagaggaaggaggaaaaaacgtgctGTTGGTCGCGGTGTCGGTCgtcgtggtgtacgtcgccgcatgattattgatattcatttagaagtcttagaggaatgtcaaaagggggacatgCAATCGACGAAGGAGGACTTCCTTAAAATTATTGtagaagaatttatgggaagcgaattcaTAAAGGGATAAAATGTTCCAAAGGAACAAGTTCCAAGTGCAGATTGCGgatttagggaaggaagagtttgTTCCTAAAGAAGGTGTtactaaggaacaggttcaaccttctgattccgggtttagggaggaagactttgttcctaagaaTCAGGTTttatgttcagattccgggttttagggtgtagtaaatacattttgtttttgttttttttgttttgtatgaaagtgtttacatATTCATGTGTGCCTGATATAAGtggatgtgaaaaaaaaaaaattttttttcacttaattttgatttgtttgggataatttttttttattgatgAATTAagaaatgcttattcattctgttataaaaattttgacttcataattttcttctcttccttttttttaaataaaaacactTTTTCGAAAGGAAgttagtacttttttttattttttgttccgcGCTCCTTTCTGGTactattctttccttatgtgcttatataaaaaaacacatggaagtaagaaaagaatgaaatatgaagaataggaataaaaaaaaaaataaaggaacggcaaagaaggaataaaaaaagaaggaaagaaggaaggaaagaaaaggaaggaacggaaggaagaaaaaaagggaaggaggaaagaatgtGTTGGGGGCATTCTGCTTTCGCACTGTACGAACTATGCGCGGTTACCCTTGTCATTTGACGGACGTTCTTATCCTGCTTACATGCGACTGTAACCTACATTGTTCCGGTGATGACCTGGTGTATTAtgattatttgttcctgctcctgCCCTTCTATTCCTTGTAGCCTGCCCTGTAGACGGTCCTGTGGTAGACCGTCTTGTGTACGCAGTAGGAGAACGTAGTGTGGTGGAATTATCTGTTGTGGagtcacctattgttgagttatctgtggaatattcagTGAAAGTCTCTTCCGCAGAAACATCAAAGTTCCGTccaattgttcttttttttctgtttcttccgctccttccatttccagaagtgtggttaccaaaccaagaggaccatggtttatactgaaagaaaagaaggaaggttgttagtggtggaaggttgttaggttgtaggtaggttgttagatggtagggcggtagggtggtaggtgtgttGTTAGATTGTAGGtgggtaggtgggttgttagggctgTTATGTTTCTaaggtaggttgttagggtgatggtaggtggaaggatggttgttaggcgtagttggtggaaggaaggttgttaggcgtagttggtggaaggaaggttgttaggcgtagttggtggaaggaaggaaatactGTTACTTATATTATATCACTTTTAATTGTAATGGTAATTGTATtttataccttatatagtaCGTAAGGAACTACCGTTAAACCTAAGGTGCCGAGTATAGAAGAAATACTTGCTTTGGTGGTGGCAGAACGTACGTTTTCTTTGAGGGCTTCTATATTTGGATCCTGGAAAGTGCATGCCGTATCGTCATCTTTTGGTTGTGGAACGTGTGGTTTACAGTTCATTCCTTTTAGAGTCACCCTACAGTAAACTCCATGTTCCGTCGGGAAATCTTCACAATATTGCTTATCTTTTGTTTTGCCGTCCTCTTTTTCGCAATATGTGGTCACTTTAGTACATGCTTTCAATATGTCGCCCTTATAATTGGGCCAATATTGTCCACAATCAC
It includes:
- a CDS encoding SICA antigen yields the protein MGPPKTSVFEQQPTKVDEEEEHVAGSGDPRAADDSANRGTNNEANKVRGRRKREVLWSLKPGVEDVIVTYIPKEGYDVTCKDSRLQNSLKTVIDNWNKDKGNPQKDWGQVWSEIENRVELLSNYISTNKATMEETHCKAPNGKDSSSNTTSWTEADTKACMLITAGLKHIYEIKEDSNDKQGGDLAKKNNRTFKQTAACLILNELIRKMKDKANSCTQRISIQAGINHAFSKSAEIRKETPCNGDSDCFECTQQDYSSCKMGNEQVSKKLKDKMDKDNKMKEALEDIYPPSNPSSSKTATLGEWFTRFSNNATEKDENNYEELKLLLILCDEMKSTLGDDMEKYKDFCNIMMKNIMLTTGIEKQYKNKEQNQGQGQMPCAKKVKDIPLCNLLKAWMWYMHWFCVPTKVIEYVLQGANDVRTYFMKQGGKYVDCIYDAAFKIPTDDKRYRVGEADELFGTSLLHTKIREATNEKKLCEDGKWQYRDRAPEGSIKPRAEEEEEEKIISDDYNSNKFKEIVEQLEEGIKQEEEEEKKKAKISESVEPTSPSTSPTVSDTTAEESVEVVEEDPPREEHLPEKEKEKEKEEDEEEEEEENDLNTKASEQQDIQDTQGEN
- a CDS encoding SICA antigen, with translation MKKKKKIKLNESVWDYFGMLRKTRKRYGRARHVRRSLPLEQQIVDHVDQDDGPHEYTLVKERKPCSTPRGRRKKRAVGRGVGRRGVRRRMIIDIHLEVLEECQKGDMQSTKEDFLKIIVEEFMGSEFIKG
- a CDS encoding KIR-like protein, producing MSTSTNPLNEEDLPAHVYFYGPLGRSNVRDCEDESENSITSKLTKCCNNAIANIIHKIQGAYCFVSNMKPYEGYPHYKDRWHFLYYWVGEQIWNELKSATEGSDKFAGCLKSVCDVIKDKCTTESDNGRGGQECKLNCPQQMDGTTFAQDKKVFDFSSNYNEIRDYVYGGSRDCGQYWPNYKGDILKACTKVTTYCEKEDGKTKDKQYCEDFPTEHGVYCRVTLKGMNCKPHVPQPKDDDTACTFQDPNIEALKENVRSATTKASISSILGTLGLTVVPYVLYKYKPWSSWFGNHTSGNGRSGRNRKKRTIGRNFDVSAEETFTEYSTDNSTIGDSTTDNSTTLRSPTAYTRRSTTGPSTGQATRNRRAGAGTNNHNTPGHHRNNVGYSRM